The sequence TGAGCTTTGGATGCATACTTGGACTTGATGTAGTTATAgtgaaaatcatacattaagaTTTTCGAAATGTCCAGAATGGCGAAACCCACATAGATCGGTCTGTTCAAAATCAGCCGTTGCTTCTGCATGTGGATGGCCACCAGATCTTTGTTGAAAATGCGAAAGGCATGAAAAGTGGGTTTGGCAATGAACTTGCGAGCGCGTTTTGAATTGTTAACCAATTTCACGTCCACGTGCTTCCTCAGGTTCTCCATCGTCTTGCCAAAGACAGAGTTGTTCATCAGTTTGAAGAACTCTTTTTCAAAATCGTTTTGGGCACATTTGCGTCTGTCTGTATTGAAATCGATGTAGGCCTTCAACCATGGGCTTTGTTCAAAGGCCAACACTCGATGGATCTTGGTCAGTTTCATGCCCAGTGAGATATACAATTTCAAATTTCGGTAGTGCACTACATATCTCTCCTTCTGTCTCAAGTTTGGGATCAGTTTCTCTGTTGAAATGCCACTCATATCTAGCTCTTTCAGAAGCTGGGAAGCATAGGGAGATAGCATGTCTTCAGTCACCGTCATTTTCTCTGGAGCAAGAGGATACTCGTTATGGAGGTTGTGTAGTTCTTGGGGATAGTCCAGGTCGACTTCTAAGATGTAGCCTACAGATGCATCATCGGGTACCTCGGTCACATCTATATGGGGATCATCTAGCCACTGGAACCCAGACACTGGAAGGGCTTGTGACATGGCCCACCCATAAAGGTTGTTGGCATCTAGATAAGCAATATAGGTATTGGGAAGATCAGGGTCGTGGTTTGGGACCTGGTTGTTGTTAGCTTTGGCATGACGATGGGATATCATGGAGATTCCACCCCTAAGTCCCTTTTCGATGAAGAGGTGCATGTCGATGTCTGTAAGAAGTTCGAGTTTCACACCAGTCATCTTTAGGGCTGCCTGCCATGCCAGACCTGGAGACGTGTAGAAATGAGCTGGGTCGAGTCCATAATAGTTCAAACAGATACCCCGGAAATTTTCAAAAACGTCTGCTAGAGCCAAAACATCTGTTGAAACGTACAGCTCGTGGTACTGACCGAGGTCTCGGATGCGAAATTCCTCCCATACTCCTTGGGCATGAGCATAGTCCTCGTCACTTATGTCTTCATCAGTTAAGGAGCTTCGAAATGCTtctttgggtgggagctgggTCTCTAAGAACCGAGTTTCAGAATCAAAGTATTCGTATGGGTAGACCTGCTTTCTCAACAAAAGGGGCAGTTGATCTGCGCCGAAATGTTGAGTCATGTGGACAAACTTAGAAGGTCGTTCCTTGGCCAGATTGCTTACGAGTTTCTCCAAGGAAAAGTTCATAAACTGAAAGGAATCGATAAAATCCATGCACCCTAGACTGAAGGAGATGTACTTTTCCATATTGTTGGGAATGCAACTGATGGGTTTACTCTGAATTTTTCCTATGGCCTGCATGATGAGATGACTGTCATAGCCTCTCAAGTTATGGAAAACAACGGGAATGCGCCCAGTAAACTTGTAGTTGAGGTTACATTCACTGTGGGTTGCACCCCTAAACTCTCCAGTAATGTGACAGTGGTCCCTGACTGGATTAGGACCGAGTGGCGCCTTACATATGTGACACTGCGTGGCCGTCTTGAATGATTGCCAATCTCGTCCCCTCATCACCATTAGCTCACACTGTTTAAATTTCTCTTCTATCTCCTCTTGTTCTTTGACCATGCACTCGACAAATTTGTCGGTGGCGCCTAGGCCTCTATAGGTGACAAGTGGTTTGCAATGTTCAGGTGACAAGCCAACCACTTTATAGGCAAACCCAGAAGGGACGTGTTTAGTCATTTTCTCAGTGGAGGATGACTCTGGGCTTTTTTCACATCTTGAAATAGGCACTTGGAGGCATTCGAAATCAGCATAGACGATGTAGGGAACTTTGAGTTGTTTCCTTACATTCTTGTAATATAGCCATTTGTCTTCGTCTTTGGGCATGTCAACCTTCTGcggaccatgtgtttgacaatAAACAAGATGATCATCCAAAATTCTCTGTTTTGTGAACCCCTGTAGACAGTAAGGACAATAATGATGGCGATGACCATAGCTTTTCTGATCAAATAGTAGCCGGTTCAAGTCTTTGATCCAGCAAAAATGTGACTTTTTACTGTTGGCGATCATCAGCAGGTCCACGTGCCTTTCAAAACGTTGTTTGGTCACGTGGAGTGGGTAGACTTCGCCTCTTTCGTAACCGAACACGTTGATAGAAATATTGTTCTGCCTTTCAAACCGGGGAATATCGACCAGTTTAACGGGGAAAGAAATGCCAGTGGTGTCAAGTTGATTGACGTATTGAGCATACTTAGCCACCCGCTCTGCATGTTGTTTGACGGGGTATAATGCCGCCAGGACCGACCACATGAAACACTTCTGGTCCCGATTCTGAACATTGACGATGGCATGCTTAGCTCTCAATTTGATGGGGAGGGGTGTGTAACTCGAGCCTCGAAGGGGTCGGTACCGAGCCATGTGAATGGTGGGGTCTACCACCTTATCCACCGTCCAGTTGCTACCCTGCCTTTGAAATTCGATGAAAGAAGTA comes from Gigantopelta aegis isolate Gae_Host chromosome 13, Gae_host_genome, whole genome shotgun sequence and encodes:
- the LOC121387232 gene encoding uncharacterized protein LOC121387232, translating into MEAQTSMEYGRTAKRQRLEYGCSDCGQTFAHKQSLNRHKKTAHGSPKLTCSQCKMTFTRRDNLHRHLKTHLQQGGANESTPRGTSATEPTPTQQEPVEPPCDLQALGGTMQVHTIPGEGIQKYDPMTFLKGKYDEVKKVLKQAIKDRGELKWYLTIKVKLSRRKGEVVETVEPHFRGKCQTSLKFEDPDEGMKESIKKIYTSFIEFQRQGSNWTVDKVVDPTIHMARYRPLRGSSYTPLPIKLRAKHAIVNVQNRDQKCFMWSVLAALYPVKQHAERVAKYAQYVNQLDTTGISFPVKLVDIPRFERQNNISINVFGYERGEVYPLHVTKQRFERHVDLLMIANSKKSHFCWIKDLNRLLFDQKSYGHRHHYCPYCLQGFTKQRILDDHLVYCQTHGPQKVDMPKDEDKWLYYKNVRKQLKVPYIVYADFECLQVPISRCEKSPESSSTEKMTKHVPSGFAYKVVGLSPEHCKPLVTYRGLGATDKFVECMVKEQEEIEEKFKQCELMVMRGRDWQSFKTATQCHICKAPLGPNPVRDHCHITGEFRGATHSECNLNYKFTGRIPVVFHNLRGYDSHLIMQAIGKIQSKPISCIPNNMEKYISFSLGCMDFIDSFQFMNFSLEKLVSNLAKERPSKFVHMTQHFGADQLPLLLRKQVYPYEYFDSETRFLETQLPPKEAFRSSLTDEDISDEDYAHAQGVWEEFRIRDLGQYHELYVSTDVLALADVFENFRGICLNYYGLDPAHFYTSPGLAWQAALKMTGVKLELLTDIDMHLFIEKGLRGGISMISHRHAKANNNQVPNHDPDLPNTYIAYLDANNLYGWAMSQALPVSGFQWLDDPHIDVTEVPDDASVGYILEVDLDYPQELHNLHNEYPLAPEKMTVTEDMLSPYASQLLKELDMSGISTEKLIPNLRQKERYVVHYRNLKLYISLGMKLTKIHRVLAFEQSPWLKAYIDFNTDRRKCAQNDFEKEFFKLMNNSVFGKTMENLRKHVDVKLVNNSKRARKFIAKPTFHAFRIFNKDLVAIHMQKQRLILNRPIYVGFAILDISKILMYDFHYNYIKSKYASKAQLLFTDTDSLCYYIQTDDIYQDMLQDSNLFDTSEYPTDHVLYSTVNKKVLGKMKDETHGIPIQEFVGLKSKMYSLIFEEKGELVEKKTAKGIKKSVIKSHTKHEHYKQCLFERRIHMSNMTQIRSYSHQLYNIKLNKLGLSPFDDKRYLLSDGISSLAYGHYHISA